The following proteins come from a genomic window of Corallococcus sp. NCRR:
- a CDS encoding YiiX/YebB-like N1pC/P60 family cysteine hydrolase has protein sequence MVRGLWLLALVLVGAAWLVGRGTQAAPRQAEGVAAKVRTGDVVFQTSGSRQSKAIQVATHSPLSHVGLVEVTPEGTFVVEAVQPVKRTPFAQWKARGVNGRLLVMRPQGVDDAAKARAVEEAKRHLGKPYDALFGWGDEAMYCSELVRKAYAMGAGVEYGKMERLGDLDVAGLRREIAERYRGPVPVDLELVTPASLAADARLAVVYSDFPRAP, from the coding sequence ATGGTGAGGGGTTTGTGGCTGCTGGCCCTCGTGTTGGTGGGGGCGGCGTGGCTGGTGGGCCGCGGGACGCAGGCGGCGCCGCGGCAGGCGGAGGGCGTGGCGGCGAAGGTGCGGACCGGGGACGTGGTGTTCCAGACGTCGGGATCACGCCAGTCGAAGGCCATCCAGGTCGCCACGCACAGCCCGCTGTCACACGTGGGGCTGGTGGAGGTGACGCCGGAGGGGACGTTCGTGGTGGAGGCGGTGCAGCCGGTGAAGCGCACGCCGTTCGCGCAATGGAAGGCGCGCGGGGTGAACGGGCGGCTGCTGGTGATGCGGCCGCAGGGCGTGGATGACGCGGCGAAGGCGCGGGCGGTGGAGGAGGCGAAGCGGCACCTGGGCAAGCCGTACGACGCGCTCTTCGGGTGGGGGGACGAGGCGATGTACTGCTCGGAGCTGGTGCGCAAGGCGTACGCGATGGGCGCGGGCGTGGAGTACGGGAAGATGGAGCGGCTGGGCGACCTGGACGTCGCGGGGCTGCGGCGTGAAATCGCGGAGCGCTACCGGGGTCCGGTGCCGGTGGACCTGGAGCTGGTGACGCCCGCGAGCCTGGCGGCGGATGCCAGGCTCGCGGTCGTGTATTCGGATTTCCCGCGGGCGCCCTAG
- a CDS encoding PhnD/SsuA/transferrin family substrate-binding protein → MTASNAPIRCLLYPSLGEVREHVRVELFARALSERMGRPVVMSMAPTYEYLEAELAAGRVEMAWGTAEQCNAFEPQARAVLRAVRSGSCYYHAALICRADEPLTLETLAGKRVAWVAPRSTGGHLLPVRHLESLGLRPDALFSEQRFLGTYRKALDAVMRGESDLCALFCNHKDAHAMRATLTTYLGADAPRLTPFLFTIPTLADGLILTKRMPEADAQALISVLTRMNTDGAGLEMLMGPFRVETFVRSPGLDAPASGPRPSGAAEYVAGELDAEGRCLRLWSPSGRAFGLSMRGAEGRKLEEVLGSAASKPLMSLLDAVLRGGSDGRLEYRLTVNGDERVYAAEITPCEPSPGDTGVRLGLLVRDVSGLRALEDPLYRLASFPLLHPEPLLELGMDGELRYANPATHAAFQDLVEKGAEHPLVKAAIVWAWRGAPPGEPPPTVHLDGRYWELTIAQLWDPPGLRVFARDVTLRKQLEARLFQADRLSALGSLAAAVGHEMNNPLAFVLANLSYIREEMDRLKQPLLDGRPVPRADLDDMLEALGETVEGATRLKHIVQDLRTLSRKPPEHRARVAVQPVLENALKLLRGELQHRARLERDFHDMPTVDADEARLTQLFLNLLLNGLQQMDTQDAAHNVLRVAAYTSEDGEVVVEVQDSGKGLSPDALAHIFEPFATSRPNSTGLGLSVSHTIVTGLGGTLRAESREGRGTLLTVTLPAAVPVAEGLRAC, encoded by the coding sequence GTGACCGCATCGAACGCGCCCATCCGTTGCCTGCTCTATCCGTCCCTCGGCGAGGTACGGGAGCACGTGCGCGTGGAGCTGTTCGCGCGGGCGCTGTCGGAGCGGATGGGCCGCCCGGTGGTGATGTCCATGGCGCCCACCTACGAGTACCTGGAGGCGGAGCTCGCGGCGGGCCGGGTGGAGATGGCCTGGGGCACGGCCGAGCAGTGCAACGCCTTCGAGCCGCAGGCCCGCGCGGTGCTGCGCGCGGTGCGCTCCGGCAGTTGCTACTACCACGCGGCCCTCATCTGTCGCGCGGACGAGCCGCTGACGCTGGAGACGCTGGCGGGCAAGCGCGTGGCGTGGGTGGCGCCGCGCTCCACCGGCGGGCACCTGCTGCCGGTGCGCCACCTGGAGTCGCTGGGCCTGCGCCCGGACGCGCTCTTCTCCGAGCAGCGCTTCCTGGGCACCTACCGCAAGGCGCTGGACGCGGTGATGCGCGGCGAGTCCGACCTGTGCGCGCTCTTCTGCAACCACAAGGACGCGCACGCGATGCGCGCCACGCTGACGACGTACCTGGGCGCGGACGCCCCCCGGCTCACGCCGTTCCTCTTCACCATCCCCACGCTCGCCGACGGCCTCATCCTCACGAAGCGGATGCCGGAGGCGGACGCGCAGGCGCTCATCTCCGTCCTCACCCGGATGAACACCGACGGCGCGGGCCTGGAGATGCTCATGGGCCCCTTCCGGGTGGAGACCTTCGTAAGGTCTCCCGGCCTGGACGCGCCCGCGTCCGGTCCGCGCCCCTCGGGGGCCGCGGAGTACGTGGCCGGAGAGCTGGACGCGGAGGGCCGCTGCCTGCGGCTGTGGTCCCCGTCCGGCCGCGCCTTCGGCCTGAGCATGCGCGGCGCGGAGGGGCGCAAGCTGGAGGAGGTCCTGGGCTCCGCCGCGAGCAAGCCCCTCATGTCCCTGCTCGACGCCGTCCTCCGGGGAGGCTCCGACGGGCGGCTGGAGTACCGGCTCACCGTGAACGGCGACGAGCGCGTCTACGCGGCGGAGATCACGCCCTGCGAGCCCTCGCCCGGGGACACGGGCGTGCGGCTGGGCCTGCTGGTGCGCGACGTCAGCGGCCTGCGCGCGCTGGAGGATCCGCTGTACCGGCTGGCGTCGTTCCCGCTCTTGCACCCGGAGCCGCTCCTGGAGCTGGGCATGGACGGGGAGCTGCGGTACGCGAACCCCGCCACCCACGCGGCCTTCCAGGACCTGGTGGAGAAGGGCGCCGAGCACCCGCTGGTGAAGGCGGCCATCGTCTGGGCGTGGCGCGGCGCGCCCCCCGGAGAGCCGCCGCCCACGGTGCACCTGGACGGGCGCTACTGGGAGCTCACCATCGCGCAGCTGTGGGATCCGCCGGGCCTGCGCGTGTTCGCGCGCGACGTGACGCTGCGCAAGCAGCTGGAGGCGCGGCTGTTCCAGGCGGACCGGCTGTCCGCGCTCGGCTCGCTCGCGGCGGCGGTGGGTCATGAGATGAACAACCCGCTGGCCTTCGTGCTGGCGAACCTCTCGTACATCCGCGAGGAGATGGACCGCCTGAAGCAGCCGCTGCTGGACGGCAGGCCCGTACCGCGCGCGGACCTGGACGACATGCTGGAGGCGCTGGGCGAAACGGTGGAGGGCGCCACCCGGCTCAAGCACATCGTGCAGGACCTGCGCACGCTGTCGCGCAAGCCGCCGGAGCACCGCGCCCGCGTGGCCGTGCAGCCGGTGCTGGAGAACGCGCTCAAGCTCCTACGCGGTGAGCTGCAGCACCGCGCGCGGCTGGAGCGGGACTTCCACGACATGCCCACGGTGGACGCGGACGAGGCGCGCCTCACCCAGCTCTTCCTCAACCTGCTGCTCAACGGCCTGCAGCAGATGGACACCCAGGACGCCGCGCACAACGTGCTGCGCGTGGCGGCCTACACCAGCGAGGACGGCGAGGTGGTGGTGGAGGTGCAGGACTCCGGCAAGGGCCTGTCCCCGGACGCGCTCGCGCACATCTTCGAGCCCTTCGCCACCTCGCGCCCCAACAGCACCGGCCTGGGCCTGTCCGTGAGCCACACCATCGTCACCGGCCTGGGCGGCACGCTGCGCGCGGAGAGCCGCGAGGGCCGCGGCACGCTGCTCACCGTCACCCTGCCGGCGGCCGTGCCCGTGGCGGAAGGCCTGCGCGCCTGCTAG